One Onychostoma macrolepis isolate SWU-2019 chromosome 15, ASM1243209v1, whole genome shotgun sequence DNA segment encodes these proteins:
- the lyrm9 gene encoding LYR motif-containing protein 9, with the protein MSSMAGVELVRTPVQLYRYLLRCCKLLPTTAMQKHYQHAIRQSYNSHADEDDPERIQMIIQRAISDADWILNKYTKRK; encoded by the exons ATGTCTTCAATGGCGGGCGTTGAGCTGGTTCGCACGCCGGTGCAGCTGTACCGCTATCTGCTGCGATGTTGCAAACTCCTGCCAACAACAGCCATGCAAAAACACTACCAACACGCCATCAGACAG AGCTATAACAGTCACGCGGATGAAGATGATCCAGAAAGGATTCAGATGATCATTCAAAGAGCCATATCTGATGCTGActggatattaaataaa TATACCAAAAGGAAGTGA